The Lycium barbarum isolate Lr01 chromosome 10, ASM1917538v2, whole genome shotgun sequence genome includes a region encoding these proteins:
- the LOC132613163 gene encoding uncharacterized protein LOC132613163, which produces MARPRRFKATPLDTEITSANSHEVRCKRFKVAPPEAGSASQTSSNGSDHVSMPPTHGPEYASSESDSSDDDDVPPASSGTTTSMKKSYWIVSLIDERGTITEGRLKVRDIWSLPTGKRIIIPCNELGQPIDDAGGLLGGFMGDLGSDFSKFPMCYKSWRKVPVNYKNSVYDDIIQKKILVEDGRLRDYMMKSIGKTWKNTRCSLYHRFYKESLTFEENVARRPGGIDLDQWTWFLQYRKDKKTQKMCKQNAENRRKKTYTHTNGSKSLPRRKAEEERKRGRPMSRGELWPLTHKRKDSTYMNEAAKLIGVSNN; this is translated from the exons ATGGCTAGGCCAAGAAGGTTCAAGGCTACACCACTTGATACAGAGATCACTTCTGCAAATTCTCATGAGGTTAGGTGTAAACGCTTTAAGGTTGCACCACCTGAAGCTGGTTCTGCATCACAAACTTCGTCTAATGGTAGTGATCATGTTAGCATGCCACCGACACATGGGCCTGAGTATGCTTCATCTGAATCTGATTCATCGGATGATGATGATGTCCCTCCTGCTTCTAGTGGGACTACTACAAGTATGAAGAAGAGCTATTGGATTGTCAGTCTTATTG ATGAGCGTGGTACCATTACAGAAGGAAGACTGAAGGTGCGAGATATTTGGTCACTTCCTACGGGTAAAAGAATTATCATCCCGTGCAATGAGCTTGGCCAACCAATAGATGATGCAGGTGGTCTCTTGGGTGGCTTCATGGGAGATTTAGGCTCTGACTTTTCTAAATTTCCTATGTGTTACAAGTCATGGCGTAAGGTTCCAGTTAACTACAAGAATAGCGTATATGACGACATTATACAG AAGAAGATTCTTGTGGAGGATGGTCGATTAAGAGACTATATGATGAAGAGTATTGGAAAGACATGGAAAAATACTAGATGTTCTCTCTATCATCGCTTTTATAAAGAGTCACTAACTTTTGAGGAAAATGTTGCAAGACGTCCCGGTGGAATTGATCTTGACCAGTGGACATGGTTTCTTCAATACCGCAAGGATAAGAAAACACAG AAGATGTGCAAGCAGAATGCTGAAAATCGACGGAAGAAAACTTACACACACACTAATGGTTCAAAAAGCTTACCTAGGAGAAAGGCTGAAGAG GAGCGTAAACGTGGGAGACCAATGAGTAGAGGAGAGTTGTGGCCCTTGACTCACAAACGGAAAGACTCGACATATATGAATGAAGCAGCCAAACTTATTGGTGTAAGCAATAATTGA